The following DNA comes from Petrotoga sp. 9PW.55.5.1.
TGGACTCAGCAAATCCCGATATAGTAAAAGAAATTGAAAGTAGATTGAAAGATAGACTTTCAGCTTTTACTGTACAATCATTTTCTCAAGTTGGCGGAATAGATATTTCAGCAGAGATTATGAATAATATTGATAGAGCTGTGAGTACCAAGATTTTTGAAAAGCTTTCAGAAAGAGATCCCAAGTTATCTGATGAAATAAGAAAAAGAATGTTTGTGTTTGAAGATATTGTAAAGTTAGATGATAGATCTATTCAAAGAATATTACGTGAAGTGGATAGCAAAGATCTCACTGTATCATTAAAAGGAGCAAGTGAAGAAGTAAAAAATATTATTATGAAAAATATGTCAAAAAGAGCTGCTCAAATTATAAAAGAAGAGTTAGATTTTATGGGACCTATTAGGGTAAGAGATGTGGATGAAGCTCAACAAAGAATCATTAATATTATAAGAAAGTTAGAAGAAGCTGGAGAAATTATCATCGTAAGTGGTGGGGCAGGTGAAGAACTAATTGAATAAGAGAATTATAAATAATAAATGGGTCGTACTAGATAAAACTTTTGAAGTTCCATTAAAAGATATAGAAGAACTTAAAAACGATACAAAAAAACTTGAAAATAAAAATTATAATGAAAAAAATGCCAAAGAGATCTTGGCTGAAGCTCAAAAAAAAGGCTGAAAAAATAATCGAAGAATCAAAAGAAACTAGTGAAAAAATTTTAAAAAACGCACAGATTGAAGCTCAAAAATTAAAAAAAGAACAAATTATTATTTTAAATAATAAGAAAAAAGAATTGGAAAATGAATTAGAGGATATTAAAGCGAATTTTCAGAGAATTTCCAAAGAATATCAAATATATATTGAAGAGCTTTCAAAACAAAGTTTTGCTCTTTCAGAAAATGTTATCAAGTCAGTTGTTGAAAAATTTTTAAATCAAGAGCTTGATTCTCCAAATTGGATAGAAATCATATACAAAAATTTTGAAAATAAACTTTCTTCTTTTAAAAATGCAAAAATTAAATTAAGTCCTTCATTTAATAAAGATTATGAAAAATCCTTAAGAGAAAAATTAGGTCAGATTTTATTAATAATGGAAGATACTTCTTTGAAAGATAATCAAATAATTCTTGAAACTGATGAAGGGATTTTTGATTTGACCCCTCAAACATTCATAGAAGACATATTAAGTATTTTGGAGGAGTCTATGAATGAAAACAATTGAGCTTACCCATGTTATAAATAGTTTTAAAAATAAGATTGAAAATAAACCTTTATTTGAGATGCGAGGAAAAGTAAGTAGAATAATTGGAGTTACTATTGAATCAATAGGTCCAAATGTGGCGTTGGGAGATTTATGCAAAATTAAATTGAAAAATGGATCAAAAGTTCTTGCTGAAACTGTTGGTTTTTCAGATAATAAAGTTTTGTTAATGCCTTTAGAAGAAGTTAACGGGATATACGTTGGTTCCCCTGTAGAAAGAATAGATAAAAATATTAATATAAAAGTTGGTCCTGAACTCTTGGGGCATGTATTAGATGGTTTGGGAAGGCCAATTGATGGTTCTACTATCAAGAATTATGAGAACAGAAGTATTTATTCTCCTGCTCCTAATCCTTTAATTAGAAAAAGAATCAAGGAACCCTTATCTGTTGGAATAAAGGCTATAGATGGTTTTTTAACGTTGGGAAAAGGTCAAAGAATAGGAATTATGGCTGGAAGTGGTGTGGGTAAAAGTACATTATTAGGAATGATCGCAAGATATACTGAAGCAGATATCAATGTAATTGGATTAATTGGTGAAAGGGGAAGAGAGGTAAAGGAATTCATTGAAAGAGACCTTGGCAAGGAAGGATTAAAAAAATCTGTTCTAGTAGTTTCAACCTCCGATTCTCCTTCGTTAATGAGAGTCAAATCCCTTTATACTGCTACCACCCTTTCTGAGTATTTCCGTGACCTTGGATATAATGTTTTATTAATGGTAGATTCTATTACAAGATGGGCTATGGCACAAAGGGAAATAGGGTTGTCAATCGGCGAACCACCTACAACTCGTGGCTATACCCCAAGTGTCTTTGCTAATATGCCTAAAATCCTTGAAAGAGCAGGTAATTCAACAACCGGTAGCATGACTTCTATTTACACTGTATTAGTTGAGGCTGATGATATGAATGATCCCATTGGTGATGCTGTAAGAAGTATTGTTGATGGACATATTGTATTATCAAGAAAATTAGCTGATTCCGCTCATTATCCTCCTATAGACATTTTATCAAGTGTAAGCCGATTGATGTCTGAAGTAGCAGATGAAAAACATCTTAAAGCATCTAAATTTTTAAAGGATTTGTATGCAAATTATATTAATTCTAAAGACTTAATTGAAGTTGGTGCCTATAAGAAGGGGAGTAATAAAAAAGTCGACTTAGCTTTAAATGAAATAGAAAACATTAATAACTTTTTAACTCAAGATATAGAAGAAAAAGCGCCCTTTGAAAATACTTTAAAATTATTGGTTGACATTTACGAAAAATATAACTAAAACAATACAGATATCGGAGGTATATAATGAGTCTAAGAGCTGAATTTGTTATTGTTATTTATGTTTTAGCGATTATCTTCGCACTTCTTTTTTTTCGGAGTATTTCCAAAAAAAATTTTAAAACCCTCCAATTACAGAAAAGTTAAAGAAAGCATTTCTGCCTACCTCTACCTTTTACCTTCTTTTGTAATTTTAGGAATTTTTGTCTTCTGGCCTATTTTTTATTCCTTTTATCTTAGTTTCTTCAAATGGGACTTCCAAAATCAAGATAATCCTATTTTTATAGGGTTTGAAAATTATTTGAATTTGTTTAGGTTGAAACAACCTGTGAGTATTGATTTTAATCAGGCTTTTTTCACCACACTTTTAATCTTAATAACCTCTATTTTTGTTTTACATTTGATATTTGATTTAAAAAATATTCAAACGCCTCAAAAAAGATTATTAATAATTATTTCTAGTATATTAGGAGTAATTTCTTTATTGTTTTTTTCCTCAAACTTTTTTTATATTATGATTCTTTCCCTTGTTCTATTGACCATTTACACAATTTTTATCGCCACCAACTCTTTTGGTCAGATTTCCAAAAAATTGTTCCCTCGTATTCTTTTTATGATAGTTTTTTATATCGCCTTTTATTTTCTTGGTGTGCCTGAAATAATAAGATTTTTAAATCTAGCTAAGGAGCAGTCCCTTTTCATAAAAGCTATTTGGAACACCATTTATTATGTTTTGCTTTCAACCCCTCTTACCATTATTCTTGCTTTATTGATAGCTCTGTTATTAAGAAGAAATTTAATGGGAAAAACTTTTTTTAGAACTGTCTATTTTATTCCTTTTGTTACAAGTGTTGTTGCAATATCTTTGGTTTGGCAGTGGATTTTCAACGATAATGGTTTATTAAATTATTTTCTAACTCAAGTGGGTTTTTCGAAAATCCCGTGGTTAAAAGATCAAATATTTACTATTCCAACAGTTGCCATAATATCTATCTGGAAGATGGTTGGTTATTACGCCATAATATTTTTGGCGGGTCTACAAAATATTGATAAAAGTTATTATGAAGCTGCTGAAGTGGACGGTGCTACACCTTTTCAAAAATTTAGATTTATTACCCTACCGCTTTTATCCCCAACAACTTTTTTTATCATAATTGTTGCAATGATAGGTGCTTTTAAGGTGTTCGATGAAATATTTATTTTATATGTTGGAATGCCCGGCCCTTATAATAACAGTGGCATGACAATGGTTTACTACATCTATGATATGTTCTACGTGCAACAACGAATGGGAAACGCTAGTGCTGCAGCTTATGTTCTGTTTGCCATTATTTTATTGTTTACCGTTATTCAAATGAGAGCGAGCCGTAGTAGGATATATTATGAATCTTGAAGGAGGAATCTTCACTTGAGTTATTCTAGATTTAT
Coding sequences within:
- the fliG gene encoding flagellar motor switch protein FliG → MAEKNKELNGLKKSAILLVLLGSEKASRILKNLDEEEVEQLTLEIANLEKIDEKTKKSVLEEFEEYIKAKDYINTGGVDYARKLLEQTFGPEKAIQIIDRLVSNLQVKPFEFLRKVDISQMVNVLQNEHPQTVALILCYLPSQAAAQVISELPESLQINVIKRISTMDSANPDIVKEIESRLKDRLSAFTVQSFSQVGGIDISAEIMNNIDRAVSTKIFEKLSERDPKLSDEIRKRMFVFEDIVKLDDRSIQRILREVDSKDLTVSLKGASEEVKNIIMKNMSKRAAQIIKEELDFMGPIRVRDVDEAQQRIINIIRKLEEAGEIIIVSGGAGEELIE
- a CDS encoding FliI/YscN family ATPase, which codes for MKTIELTHVINSFKNKIENKPLFEMRGKVSRIIGVTIESIGPNVALGDLCKIKLKNGSKVLAETVGFSDNKVLLMPLEEVNGIYVGSPVERIDKNINIKVGPELLGHVLDGLGRPIDGSTIKNYENRSIYSPAPNPLIRKRIKEPLSVGIKAIDGFLTLGKGQRIGIMAGSGVGKSTLLGMIARYTEADINVIGLIGERGREVKEFIERDLGKEGLKKSVLVVSTSDSPSLMRVKSLYTATTLSEYFRDLGYNVLLMVDSITRWAMAQREIGLSIGEPPTTRGYTPSVFANMPKILERAGNSTTGSMTSIYTVLVEADDMNDPIGDAVRSIVDGHIVLSRKLADSAHYPPIDILSSVSRLMSEVADEKHLKASKFLKDLYANYINSKDLIEVGAYKKGSNKKVDLALNEIENINNFLTQDIEEKAPFENTLKLLVDIYEKYN
- a CDS encoding carbohydrate ABC transporter permease — protein: MIVFYIAFYFLGVPEIIRFLNLAKEQSLFIKAIWNTIYYVLLSTPLTIILALLIALLLRRNLMGKTFFRTVYFIPFVTSVVAISLVWQWIFNDNGLLNYFLTQVGFSKIPWLKDQIFTIPTVAIISIWKMVGYYAIIFLAGLQNIDKSYYEAAEVDGATPFQKFRFITLPLLSPTTFFIIIVAMIGAFKVFDEIFILYVGMPGPYNNSGMTMVYYIYDMFYVQQRMGNASAAAYVLFAIILLFTVIQMRASRSRIYYES